AGTCTCTTCAGAGGATTACCAAATTTAATTACCCACAAAAAATTCTACTGCCCACCAAGTCTCCAGATGGATGACAGTAAGTTTCAGTCATTTATTCAGTTATGCATTTTATAATTAAGTATCTTTATATTTCAACTGTATGTTTGTGTTAAATTATGGATATCCATTTATGGATAATTTAATGatagagaataaaattaaatacttggCTCAATGTTATATTCAGTTTCTTAGATATGGACTTTTATACCTGCGCTTTTCACTTGGATTTTCCTATAGATATATGAGGTTAGATTTATgagtatatttatttgtattaaaatattgaatattgTTTTTGAATGTTCATATGAATCATATAGTTTATAGTCAGGATTTATGTAAGTTACAATACTAATTCTTGAAGGGGATATTGGTATTTTTCGTCTTTAGTTCTTTAACATCATGTTACCAGATATGACTGATCATTTACTAAGATTCCTCTTAAGTGAATGAGAAGGTTGAATGAGTAAGTGAGTTGATTTCATGGGAATGGTAGAGAGTGTTAATCTTTCTACTGTTTTCTGGGTCTTGATTTGAAGATCAATTTTGTTCTCGGTGAAATTTATTTAGATCAGTCATTTTATCAGAAATTAGATTGTATTATGGGCTAACTTGAAATCTTAAATAACTTAATGTGAAGAAGGTAGATAGTAGGCCATTAAAGTGTTTGTGGAACcagatgtttgttgaattaagTGTATTGCCCCTGTATAATTAAGTTGCTGTAATGGTGTTATTTTCTTGCTTTAAAGAACTCATGtaaattccttaaaatattttagtaatagCTTACTTTCATAATTTTTTGTTCAGGGATTTAACTCTTTGTGGACTTACAAAATATGGAACTTATTTTACCAGTTTGATACTATAGTGCATTATGGATTTTGTGCGTTTTTAAACTTTTTGGGATGGGGTTGAAATACAAACTTCAAATATCAGCATGAAACTGATTTAAAGCATTATAAGACATAAGTGAAGTAAAAATTTCATACTTGGATACTGCTGTTAGAGCtacatactattttttaattgagatataaatgagaagattataaaaatatatcattgagatataattgaaaaGTCTATAAAGATTAGTTTCAAAtctaactttttaattaaaataccattaaaaataaattttctggtAGTTAATCCTTGTTATTTTTTAGTATGACTTAGGgaaatacagggtgtggcaaaagtaggtttacagttgtgagtatgtgaaactagagtttattcttatattattatttattaattattgtatatttCTGTACAAACAACTTTTGCCCAATGCTGTAGGTAAATGGATTTGCAGGATTATTGTGCTCTCTTCTTGGCAATACTCATTCTAGAGATACTGTTGTGAAAGTGTTATTCTTATATAcactttatccattttaaaaaggaagtacaTAAGAAGAGCTATAATGAGTCATATCTTGTTTTCTAAACTGATAGGTAATATGATTCTGTGTTTGATAAGTAATGGCTTGAATTTAGAGTTGTATGTGGAAACGTAACTAGTGTTAGACAACTCTGTTCCAATAGGAATATTTAGTTCCCTATAGAGggtgtaatcctacctaataatagagtaatatgcaaattgactgtaccttcgctacacccacaagccacgtccaccagccacacccaccaggaaaccgttggagggacgttggggtgtggcggagcccaaggccgggaaagcctcggaggctttcctggccttggccACCAGCGGgcagcctgcacggatcgcaggtaacaaccagggggtcggctcctatgatccatagcagggacactgggtgtggccgagcccaaggccaggaaagcctggggcagaggctttcccggccttgggcaccagtggggagcctgcatggatcgcaggcaaccacgggggtcggctcctaagatccgtagcagggaggctggggtgcagcagagccgaggccgctgcccggggccaagccctgaccctgaaggaaggcagaaggcagtggccacaaccaaggcctgggtcccgggtgctggcagaaaactggtgcaggcagccaggtaaatgaaggtctattgcacgaatcttcgtgcaaacgggctgctagttattgtataagtaaataaaactaacTTTTTGGAATAAATCCATGGTTTTTAATCATTTGTTTTAATAGAATTGTGTCATGTTAAGGAAACACATAATAGGACTGGGTTTAGCAAATACTTCTATATATCATGttactcatctatactaataaaagggtaatatgctaattagactgggtcgaccggacatcttccggtcgTGCAGTCCTCCTTCCGGACAAATCACGGTGGTGgggtctgaggcagaggcagttaggggcaatcaggccagcaggggagcagttaggggtgatcaggccagcaggggagagtggttaggggcgatcaggccggcaggcgagggaggttaggggtgattaggccggcaggcagaagggttagtggctatcaggcaggcagataggtgagcggttaggagccagtgatcctggattgccaagagggatgtctgattgccaatttaggcccaatccctgtgggctaaaccggcagtcagacatcctcctaggggtctcggattggaaaggatgcaggctggggtgaaggcccccccccccccatgcacaagtttcgtgcaccaggcctctagtgtttatatattttcctacaaattttatttttcatttccataagTATGTCTCCATACAATTAGAGTAGTTAATTTGTTATGGGTAAGGTTAATAGGAATGCtgttacattttctaaaaaaattatttttatatgtagtaACATTCTTCATTATGTTGTATCCATTTTGGGTTATGAAAACTTTGATTTGCCTTTGGTTgcctaaaaataagaaatattttattgtttaggaTGCCCATGTGCTTATGTATTTTATAGTAAGGGCATTTAAAAGTGGAAGTAGCTCTTCCGTTGCATCAATTTCTTATCATTTGCATACTATGTTGAGGTCTTAAAGCAAATTTTAGTTTAATACTAGTTTTTATCTTCATAAAATACTGAAAAGAGataatgctgttatgaaaatGAACATGAaccagaaatataaattttaagatagCCAttcataatacattaaaaaatattagaaggcTATATAGCAGGCTAATTATTCCGGATtaaaatgttgttattttttcttaacaGACCTTCCTGATGTAAATGATAAACAAAGCCAAGCCATAAATGATCTCCTAGAAGCCATATATCCAAGTGTGGACAAGCGAGAATATATTATTAAGCTAGAACCCATAGAAACTAATCAAAATGCAGTGTTTCAGTATATTTCAAGGACTGATAATCCTACTGAAGTCACAGAGTCAAGCAGTACTACTCCTGAACAAACTGAAGTTCAAATACCAGAAAGTGACACTGAACATTCTAAAACAGTACCAGTTACAGTTACAGAGGTGGAAACTGTAGAGCCCCCTCCTGTTGAGATGGTTGCAGATGAAGTTGCACCCACATCTGATGAACAACCTCAGGAATCACAGGCTGACTTGGAAACTTCTGACAATTCTGATTTTGGTCACCAGTTGATATGTTGTCTTTGTAGAAAAGAATTTAATTCCAGACGAGGTGTTCGTCGTCACATTCGAAAAGTACATAAGAAAAAGATGGAAGAATTAAAAAAGTACATTGAAACACGAAAGAATCCAAACCAAACCTCTAAAGGACGCAGTAAGAATCTTCTAGTTCCATTAAGTAGGAGTTGTCCAGTATGTTGTAAATCATTTGCTACAAAAGCGAATGTAAGGAGGCATTTTGATGAAGTTCATAGAGGACTAAGGAGGGATTCAATTACTCCTGATATAGCAACAAAGCCTGGGCAACCTTTGTTCCTGGATTCTGTTTCTCCTAAAAAATCTTTTAAGACTCGAAAACAAAAGTCGTCTTCAAAGGCTGAATACAATTTAACCGCATGCAAATGCCTCCTTTGCAAGAGGAAATATAGTTCACAAATAATGCTTAAAAGACATATGCAAATGGCTCACAAGATAACTCTTTCTGGGACAAACTCTAAAAGAGAGAAAGGCCCTAATAATACTGCCAACAGTtcagaaataaaagttaaagttGAACCAGCAGATTCTGTAGAATCTTCACCCCCTTCCATTACCCATTCTCCACAGAATGAATTAAAGGGAACAAAtcattcaaatgaaaaaaagaacacac
The genomic region above belongs to Eptesicus fuscus isolate TK198812 chromosome 14, DD_ASM_mEF_20220401, whole genome shotgun sequence and contains:
- the ZNF800 gene encoding zinc finger protein 800 isoform X1; its protein translation is MPLRDKYCQTDHHHHGCCEPVYILEPGDAPLLQQPLQTSKSGIQQIIECFRSGTKQLKHILLKDVDTIFECKLCRSLFRGLPNLITHKKFYCPPSLQMDDNLPDVNDKQSQAINDLLEAIYPSVDKREYIIKLEPIETNQNAVFQYISRTDNPTEVTESSSTTPEQTEVQIPESDTEHSKTVPVTVTEVETVEPPPVEMVADEVAPTSDEQPQESQADLETSDNSDFGHQLICCLCRKEFNSRRGVRRHIRKVHKKKMEELKKYIETRKNPNQTSKGRSKNLLVPLSRSCPVCCKSFATKANVRRHFDEVHRGLRRDSITPDIATKPGQPLFLDSVSPKKSFKTRKQKSSSKAEYNLTACKCLLCKRKYSSQIMLKRHMQMAHKITLSGTNSKREKGPNNTANSSEIKVKVEPADSVESSPPSITHSPQNELKGTNHSNEKKNTPAAQKNTVKQDSESPKSTSPSAAGGQQKTRKPKLSAGFDFKQLYCKLCKRQFTSKQNLTKHIELHTDGNNIYVKFYKCPLCTYETRRKRDVIRHITVVHKKSSRYLGKITASLEIRAIKKPIDFVLNKVAKRGPSRDEAKHSDSKHDGTSNSPSKKYEVADVGIEVKVTKNFSLHRCNKCGKAFAKKTYLEHHKKTHKANASNSPEGNKTKGRSTRSKALV
- the ZNF800 gene encoding zinc finger protein 800 isoform X2, producing the protein MPLRDKYCQTDHHHHGCCEPVYILEPGDAPLLQQPLQTSKSGIQQIIECFRSGTKQLKHILLKDVDTIFECKLCRSLFRGLPNLITHKKFYCPPSLQMDDNLPDVNDKQSQAINDLLEAIYPSVDKREYIIKLEPIETNQNAVFQYISRTDNPTEVTESSSTTPEQTEVQIPESDTEHSKTVPVTVTEVETVEPPPVEMVADEVAPTSDEQPQESQADLETSDNSDFGHQLICCLCRKEFNSRRGVRRHIRKVHKKKMEELKKYIETRKNPNQTSKGRSKNLLVPLSRSCPVCCKSFATKANVRRHFDEVHRGLRRDSITPDIATKPGQPLFLDSVSPKKSFKTRKQKSSSKAEYNLTACKCLLCKRKYSSQIMLKRHMQMAHKITLSGTNSKREKGPNNTANSSEIKVKVEPADSVESSPPSITHSPQNELKGTNHSNEKKNTPAAQKNTVKQDSESPKSTSPSAAGGQQKTRKPKLSAGFDFKQLYCKLCKRQFTSKQNLTKHIELHTDGNNIYVKFYKCPLCTYETRRKRDVIRHITVVHKKSSRYLGKITASLEIRAIKKPIDFVLNKVAKRGPSRDEAKHSDSKHDGTSNSPSKKYEVADVGIEVKVTKNFSLHRCNKCGKAFAKKTYLEHHKKTHKANASNSPEGNKTKGRSTRSKALVCLGKPSPRSAAPRPAAPGSRCPSAAVTTRQAAASCRAKLRGGAARERQLAARGLRKPAPP